The stretch of DNA GAGGGCGTGAAACCAGCGGTGCGCAATAGCTGCGTGTAGTGATTCAAAGCGGTTAACTGTTCGCCGTTGACATCGCGGAAGGTGACGCTGCCGCGTTTGTTGCCGGTTCGCCGGCCTGATTCATATTGTGAGCGCAAGGTATCGGCCAACTGGGTGATAGCGCGTTGCAGCTCGAAATCAGTGGCCTTGAAACACAGCAGATGATGGCTGGACGGGACGGCGTAAAGTATCGGTTTACCTTCAATGAAGATGACCATGGAACCAACCTTGCGCATTGGTTGAACTGGCTTCGCACGCTTATGCTTGGCCCCGACGCTGGTACTGGCAGGCTGGCTATCGTTCGACTGAACCGACGGCTTGCTTGGCACGTGTTTCCCTTCACCTTCTTGCGAATCTCTTATCGCTTGAGCAGTGTCAATGCTGGCAGATTTGACAGCAGTCGAATCGTTCTCCTGATTGATTTCGGCGCTGCCGTTATGGGCGATACCAGCTAAACCGTCGGGCGTGTTTAACGACGGCCATGCCACGGTGCCACCAGCGAGACTGGCTGAGTCGGCGGCATCCAACGCCACCGCAAGCGGGGCATCTTGCACGCGCCACTGACGCAATTGGTCGATTGTGGTACGTTCTGCAAATTGAACCGCAGAAAGACCTCGAACGAACATGCCCCGCACCAACGTGCCGGTGGCTTCCATCTGTTTCAAAACCGGATAGATATCCGAAAAACTCAAGTCTTCCGGATCCATATCCATCAGAGGCGGTGCGATGATGCCATAACGGTCAAGCAGCGTTTCGACCTGCGTGACGGCACGTTGTTCCGGACTTACATCTTGCGATTGCGGCACAGCCGACCAGAGACCGGCCAATGTTCCCGGCAATTGCGGGCGCCGTTCAACCCGCGCGCGGCCGTATAGCCGATGACGGCTCATTGATGCTCTTGCATATAAACGACGCGAAGCTTGAGAACCGCTACCATTTTGCAGCAATGCGCGAACCGGGGCGAACGACGAATTGGTGACCTGCCCTCGCCACACCAATGACCACACTGCACGTTCGAAACCGGAGTCGCCGACAGATGACATTCTCACCTCTCCGGTCAGAGGGTTCACGACCTCCTCCGGTTTGTCTCCACCCTGAAGCTGCCATTGATGTTCCAGCTGCTCTGCACGATAGGAGCCTCCAAGTCCCAATGCAGCCATGATGCCGTTACCGGCCGAATCGCTATCATCATCATCGACATCGGCACCAACGTTGCCAAGTAAGGGCGAATCAGCAAGATAGAACGCGATTTTGCCAGGCTTTGTGGCCGATTCCGGACTAGTGGATAAGTTTTCATCCTTAGAGCCCACCCAAATAATCTCACCGGACGAAAGCAGCTCGTCAAGCAACGATGAGGTAAAATCCGGCACTCTAGCGGGAAATACTGATGACTCCCACATCACGGCCGGCAACGGCATGCCTTCCAGCTGCTCGATGACACGCAACAGGCCATCTGTTCCGGTAAAGCGCGGCCAGGCAGTCTGAATCTCCGACGGCATATCTTCGATTGCCTCACCATTAGCTGTCCGCTCATCACCAGTCAGATGCCGTTTATCGCCAAAACCATGCGCAAAAGTACTTTCGCTGGCTTTCGTGCCAATCCCCTGCCGAACCAGCAGCCACGACTGATAGATCTCAGGATTGGCAGGTTTCAAGGATTTGCGTGTCAGCGTCTGCGAGCGCGAGCGGATGCGACGGAACACCTCGCGGTGCAGATATTGCGGATTTGACAGGTCTTTGACAAACTCGCCAGTCATAAGCACGCCTCGGGCCTTCAGATCATCGAGCTCATGAACCACCGTGGCGGCGTCCAAGCCAAGTTCCTTCACGGCCTGATCCGCCGTGAACGGCCCATGCGTTTTGGCGAACCGCACCATTCTGCCGCTGACGTCATCAGGCTCCAGCTCATTCCAGAACTGCCGATGGCTCAGCTCTTCCTCGACCTGCTTGATGGCCTTCGGATCGAGGACATCGGCGATATGCCCGCTGCCAAGAAGCTCTTCCAAGACTTCCGGATCCATCGCCAGAAGCGAGGCACGGCGTTCGGCCTGCGGCGAATCATATTCGTACATCACCGAACCTACGAAACCGAATAGCAGGTTCTGCGCGAACGGCGAGGGACTTTGCGTCTCGACGTCCTTGACTTCGATTTTGCCGTCGTCGATGTCGGTCATCAGCCGCTTCAACGCGGGCAAATCGTAGACATCCTGCAAGCACTCGCGGGCTGTTTCCAAGACCAGCGGGAAATTGTGCTGGGTCTTGGCCGCGGCCAACAGTTCCGAAGCACGCAGACGCTGCTGCCACAACGGCACGCGCTTGCCGGGATTCATCCTCGGCATGTAAAGCGAGCGCGCGGCACATTCACGGAACCTGGTCGCGAAAAGCACCGAGTCGCCGATCTCTTCTTCCACATCCCGCAGCAGCTCGTCGGCGTCGAACTGGAAGAGCTCGGCGGCGCTGACATGGCTGTCCTGCTCAGGCAACCGCACCACGATACCGTCGTCGGTGGCATAGGTCTGCCCGTCGAAGCCATACTTACGCTTGAGTCGGTTGGTGATGGCCAGCGCCCACGGTTCGTGCACACGCCGGCCAAACGGGGAATGCAGGATGATACGCCAGTCCCCTTCCTCGTCCTGGCAACGTTCGATGACGATGGTTTTGTCGGTGGGCAGCGCTCCCGTGGCGGCTTTCTGCTCAGAGAGTAAGCGGGCAAGATTGGCTCTGCCATTGTCGTCCAAACCGTTGTCACATAAGCGGTTTTCGGTGACAGCATCGAAATGTGGCTCGGCATTGTCGCTATTAGATTGTGATATATCCGAAGTCGATGACGATGCCGATATCAAACCATTGCCGACCTCACGGACGAACGCACCCAGCAACGCACCGAAACCTGCGTCGCGTCCGGGCCCCTCCCCGTGCCAGAACGGCAGACGCGCGGTTCGTCCGGGAGCCGGGGTGACCACCACACGGTCGTTGGTGATCTCGTCGATCTGCCAGGTCGAGGTGCCAAGCGTGATGACGTCGCCGACGCGGGATTCGTAGACCATCTCCTCGTCGAGCTCTCCCACCTTCTTGCGGCCCGATCCGGCATCGGCTTCGGGTAGGACGACGGTATAGGTTCCACGGTCGGGAATGGTGCCACCACTGGTGACGGCCAGACGCTGGGCTCCGGGGCGTGCGGAGATGATACCTTGTTCGGCATTGAGTTGCAGCGGTGGCCGGAACGCCGAAAATTCCTCGGAATTGTAAGCACCGGTGAGCATACCGATGACGTTATCGAACATATCGCGCGAAAGCTTGGCAAACGGCGCAGTGCGACGCACAGCGGCATACCAATCGTCGGTTTTGAGGTCATCCATCGCTGCTGAAGCAACCGTCTGCTGAGCCAAAATATCGAGCGGATTATGGCGTACGGCCAATGGCTCGATCTCACTGCGCCTCATGCTTTCCACAGTCGCCGTGGAAGTAATCAATTCCTGACGGGTCAACGGATAGAACAGCGCGTGCGAAACCCCGCCAACGCGGTGGTCGGCCCTTCCGACGCGCTGCAAGCCGGACGAAACGGACAAGGGCGGGGCGACTTGGATGACCATATCGACCGAACCCATATCGATGCCGAGTTCAAGGCTGCTGGTGGCAACCACACAACGCAGACGGCCGTGCTTCAGATCTTCCTCGATGACTTTGCGCCGTTCCTTGGAAACGGATCCGTGGTGGGCCATGGCGATGGTCTCGCTTTTCGGGTGCGAACCAACAAGCGACGTGGAGGAACCGACGACGGAATCGTAATGCTTGCCGTCGCCGTAGGAACGATTGTCGACTTCTACGCCACACACGGTTTCAGCGTACAAATCGTTGATACGCGCTGTGAGCCGTTCGGCCAACCCCCGTGAATTGACGAAAACAAGCGTGCTGTGATGGCTCAGAATTTCGTCGAGGATACTGCGCTCGACCGCCGGCCAGATGGAGTGCGAGGCGGAGGCAGTCGGCGAGGAATAGTCGCCATGTCTGGTCGATAGCACATCGGTATTATCGGACTTGGTGCCGCTGCCTGCAGAAGTAAATCCTGACTTTGAAATGGATTTCGGTGTCCCGGATTGCCTGAATCCTTCCGAACTATCGGTATTCGATGCATCGAAACCCGAAGCCAAAACAGGCATCGGATTCACACTCTGGTCGGATCCGCCGAAATTGCCGGAAACGCCACCATACGTTCCCGTATTGTGATATCGGTCTTGCTGTGTATCAGATTCGCTACTTGACGAATTTTTGCGGGCTTCAGCCAAGGCACGCATGGCGGGACTTACGCCACTGATGTGGCCAGAGCCTTCATGACCTTGAGCACTCCCAGCAGTATTTGTATTATTCTTATTGGCGCCGCCAACATGAAACCCGCCTTCGTCGTCGGACGATGTGCCCAACGCGCCCATGTCCGCAACAGGTTCGACTATTTTCAGATCCATGTGCACCGGGTCAGCGGCATCAACGATTGCAACCGGCTGGTCGCCGCCCAGAAAGAACGCGGCTTCCTTCGGCGGATTGACCGTGGCCGAAAGCCCGATACGCTGCACTTTTCGGCCGGCCAGCAAATCAAGGCGTTCCAGACTCAATGCCAGATGCGCCCCGCGTTTGGTGGCGGCGAGCGCATGAACCTCATCGACGATTACGGTTTCGACGCCTTTGAGGATGCGTCGGGCTTTCGACGTCAGGAGCAGATACAGCGATTCCGGAGTGGTAATCAAAATATCCGGCGGATGAGCGGCAATGCGACGGCGTTCCTTGGCAGTAGTGTCCCCCGAACGAATCGCCACGTCGATATCAGGTGGCTTCAAACCTTGCGTAACGCACTCGGCTGCTATACCTTCCAGCGGAACCCTCAGGTTGCGTTCAACATCGGCTCCCAGCGCCTTCAACGGCGAAATATAAAGCACCTTGACACCAGGCTTATTGGATTTGTCTGGATTGCCCGACTCCCCAATCAATCCGTCGATGGCGGAAAGGAACGCGGCCAATGTCTTGCCGGAACCGGTGGGCGCGACCACCAAGACATTTTCCTTGGCTTTGATATGCGGCCAAGCCTCTTGCTGGGCATCGGTGGGCGCGGGAAACGCATGCCTGAACCACGCCATGGTAGGCGTCGAAAACAGATTCAGACATTCGTACATATGTTCGATTATCGCAACGCCTCAAGACGTTGCCGACCAAGCATCAGGCCTGATGACCTACCTTGCGTCGCAGCATCTCGTGCATGACAACCATAAGCACCAGCAACACCAACAGATACCACGGATACAAGGCGATAGAGATATGTTGCGCAATCAGTCCGAACACGGGAGGCATGATCATGGAACCGGCATAGGCGCAAGCCATCTGCACCCCGACAATCGCTTGCGAACGCTCCACACCGAAATAGGCCGGGGTGGAATGAATGACGCAGGGATAGATCGGTGCGCATCCCAGCCCGATCAGCACCAAGCCGACAACAGTGGCCGCATGCCCCGGCAATGGGATGAGCATGACGATGATGCCCAGGCCCAGAACGGCCTGACCGATGCGAATCATTGTCGGGTCGTCGAACTTCATGGTCATGAATCCGCTCAGCGCGCGACCTGCGGTAATGCCCAGATAGAACAAGCTCGCGAGGCTTGCCGCGGTGACCTTGCTGATGCTGTCGTGACCGACCATGTAGCTTGACGCCCAGAGCCCCGAAGTAGTCTCGATGGCGCAATAGCAGAAGAACATTACCAGAATCTCTTTGGCGCCGCGGATGGCAAGCACCCCGCGCACGCCCAGCGGCTTGACGGGCTTAGGCTCAGCCTCTGCTTTGTTTTCGGCCTTGGTGTCGGCCGCAGCTTCAGTCTCAGCCTCGGAAACAGCCTCGACCGCGTCCACCGGGGCTTTATCCTCGTTCTGCTCGGAACCTGTCGCCGGCACATCGTTGCGGTTTTTCCACAACGGCAGGGAGAAGACGATGATGATGGTGAGCACAATCTGAATAATTGAAATGTAACGATAGCCCCATGGCCAGCCCTGACCGTTGGAAAGCGCGAATCCCATGATGTAGGGGCCTACCGAGGCTCCGATGCCCCACATGCAGTGCAGCCAGCTCATGTGTCGGCTCGCGTAATGGATGGCCACGTAGTTGTTGAGGGCCGCATCCACGCCTCCGGCACCGAGGCCGTAAGGAATCGCGATCAGCGCAAGCACCCAGTAGTTGGGTGCCACGGAGAAACCAAAAAGCGCCACTGCGGTCAAGCCGACCGAGGCGGCAGTCAGTTTGCCGGTGCCGAACCGCAGAGTCATGCGGTCGGAAAGCAGGGCCGAGACGATGGTTCCGCCGGAAATGATCATCGAAATGCCGCCGACCCAGGAAAGCGGCACACCCATCTGCGGGCGCATGCTCGGCCACGCGGCACCGAGCAGGGAATCTGGCAGTCCCAGTGAAATGAACGCCAGATAGATGACGGCCAGCAGCAGATTGGTCACGATAACTCCTTTGGGTCATGACTGCGATTCCAGACCTGGTAGATGGTGAACCGGATCAAAGACAACGTTTTCATTCTCTCACACGGGTGGGGACGAATGGGAAATCACCAAGTAAGCTTTTCTCACGATATGGGATATTCGATAGCCAAGAAAGGCAATAAACACAACGAATCTTGGTTATATAAAACCTGCCCATACCGCAATTGTTACGATAAGGGCAAGGGACTGTTGCAATCGCTATCAGGTGTCGATCTTGGTGCGGTCGAAATCATCGGCGTTGTCAACAATGAACTGGCGACGTGGCGGCACCTCGTCGCCCATGAGCAAGGTGAAGATGCCGCTGGCGTCCTCGGCCTCCTCCATCGAGATGCGGCGCAGCATTCTGGTGCGCGGGTCCATGGTGGTGTCGGCCAGCTGGTCGGCGTCCATCTCGCCCAGGCCCTTGTAGCGCTGCACGTCGGGGTTGTAGGCGATGCCCTTTTTGTCGAGGTCGGCGAGTTTGCCGGCCAGCTCGTCGTCGGAATAGGTGTAGATGAACTCGCCCTTGTGTTTGCCAGTCAGCGCGATGCGGTGCAGCGGCGGCACGGCGGCGTAGACATGGCCGTGCGAGATAAGCGGGCGCATGAAGCGGTAGAACAGCGTCAGCAGGAGGATGCGGATATGCGCGCCATCGACGTCGGCATCGGTCATCATGATGACCTTGTCGTAGCGGGTCTGCGTGACGTCGAAGTTTGCGCCGGAGCCAGCACCGATGACCTGGATGATCGCGGAGCATTCCTTGTTGGCGAGAATCTGGGTCATGCTGGCCTTCTGCACGTTCAGGATCTTGCCGCGAATCGGCAGGAGCGCCTGGAAACCAGAGTTGCGGGCAGCCTTCGCAGTGCCGAGTGCGGAATCACCCTCGACGATGAACAGTTCGGCCACGTCGTCGTTGCCCGGCTGGCAGTCGGAAAGCTTGGCGGGCATGGAGGCGGATTCGAGCGCGTTCTTGCGGCGGGTGACCTCTTTGGTCTTGCGTGCCTGGATGCGGGCGTGCATCTCGCCCACAATCTTCTCAAGCACTCGTCCGGACTGTTCCTTGAAGCCGCGTCGCGACCCGTTGATCATCTCACCGAACTGCTTGTCGGTCATTCTGGCGACGATGGGGCGAACCGGAGCGGTGCCGAGCACGTCCTTGGTCTGGCCTTGAAACTGCGGTTCGGCGATGCGCACGGTGACCACGGCGACGAGGCCGGCGAGGATGTCGTCGCGCTCGACCTTGTTTTTGGAATCCTTGAGGTTGACCTTGAGCTTGCGGGCATTGGCTTCGACGGCCTTGCGCACCTGACGCGTAATACTTTGCAGGAACCCGTCGACGTGCATGCCGCCGCCGGGGGTCTCCACCACGTTGACGAAGCTGCGGATGGTCGTGTCGTAGCCGTTGACCCAGCGCAGGGCTATATTGACCGAGCAGTCTCGTTTAATCTTCTCGGCGTGCAGGTCGCCATCGGCATCGACCGCCTGCGTCTCTTCTGTGTATGTGGCGTCGCCGGCGATGTTCCAGACCGTCGAAACGGGCTCCCCGTGGGAGAGAAAATCGACGAAGTCCTTGACGCCGCCGGTGTGCAGGAATTCCTCGACGCGCTTGTGCGGGCGTGCCGGCGCGCCGTCCGTCTCGACGTTCAGTGAAGCGTTGGTTTCCGCAACATTGCCGTCATTATGGTCGTCTTGAGTCTTATCGGATGGATGATTGTCATCGACTTGTGGAGTCTCGGAGTTGTCATCAGCCGCGTTGGTCTCGCCATCATCTTCCGATAATTCC from Bifidobacterium sp. ESL0728 encodes:
- a CDS encoding MFS transporter, yielding MTNLLLAVIYLAFISLGLPDSLLGAAWPSMRPQMGVPLSWVGGISMIISGGTIVSALLSDRMTLRFGTGKLTAASVGLTAVALFGFSVAPNYWVLALIAIPYGLGAGGVDAALNNYVAIHYASRHMSWLHCMWGIGASVGPYIMGFALSNGQGWPWGYRYISIIQIVLTIIIVFSLPLWKNRNDVPATGSEQNEDKAPVDAVEAVSEAETEAAADTKAENKAEAEPKPVKPLGVRGVLAIRGAKEILVMFFCYCAIETTSGLWASSYMVGHDSISKVTAASLASLFYLGITAGRALSGFMTMKFDDPTMIRIGQAVLGLGIIVMLIPLPGHAATVVGLVLIGLGCAPIYPCVIHSTPAYFGVERSQAIVGVQMACAYAGSMIMPPVFGLIAQHISIALYPWYLLVLLVLMVVMHEMLRRKVGHQA
- a CDS encoding DNA topoisomerase IV subunit B, with product MVEEYSAKNLSVLEGLDAVRKRPGMYIGTTDSQGLMHCLWEIIDNSVDEALAGACDKIVVTLHTDGSISVADNGRGIPVDVEKKTKLTGVEVVLTKLHAGAKFGNSSYGASGGLHGVGSSVVNALSSRLDVEVDRNGKTYHMAFHQGHPGTYDDPDAEHRSPDNKFKKTRKGKPTELEVIGKVTPKTTGTRIRYWADPEIFNDTARFSYEQLIDRVRQTSFLVPGLKIVVIDENIPETGDVAVDDMFEVDAPQPEESSAGNGSGVDAAKTSEAPTLASAFDDDDDSEVPFDNSAVSFDDSENDEAKGDTELSEDDGETNAADDNSETPQVDDNHPSDKTQDDHNDGNVAETNASLNVETDGAPARPHKRVEEFLHTGGVKDFVDFLSHGEPVSTVWNIAGDATYTEETQAVDADGDLHAEKIKRDCSVNIALRWVNGYDTTIRSFVNVVETPGGGMHVDGFLQSITRQVRKAVEANARKLKVNLKDSKNKVERDDILAGLVAVVTVRIAEPQFQGQTKDVLGTAPVRPIVARMTDKQFGEMINGSRRGFKEQSGRVLEKIVGEMHARIQARKTKEVTRRKNALESASMPAKLSDCQPGNDDVAELFIVEGDSALGTAKAARNSGFQALLPIRGKILNVQKASMTQILANKECSAIIQVIGAGSGANFDVTQTRYDKVIMMTDADVDGAHIRILLLTLFYRFMRPLISHGHVYAAVPPLHRIALTGKHKGEFIYTYSDDELAGKLADLDKKGIAYNPDVQRYKGLGEMDADQLADTTMDPRTRMLRRISMEEAEDASGIFTLLMGDEVPPRRQFIVDNADDFDRTKIDT